The following coding sequences are from one Nicotiana tomentosiformis chromosome 3, ASM39032v3, whole genome shotgun sequence window:
- the LOC104091550 gene encoding uncharacterized protein, with protein MDNPRNKRWIYSDRVSKEYLNGVEDFLNHTFSEKQDGETIACPCTECVLIHKVNRATTYDHLVINSIIPSYDTWVCHGESQKGSNNARANNRSQSTQRSDDMRGMIHDAFGGVTKFMDTDVSETGGIEQNSQKNTAHRSGNQPHQEVDKFERLMKEKNEELYPACGSTAGDIDQ; from the coding sequence ATGGACAATCCTAGAAATAAAAGATGGATATATAGTGATAGAGTTAGTAAAGAATATTTGAATGGAGTAGAGGATTTTTTAAATCATACCTTTTCTGAAAAACAAGATGGAGAAACAATTGCATGTCCTTGTACGGAGTGTGTGCTTATCCATAAAGTAAATCGGGCTACAACATATGATCATCTTGTGATTAATAGTATTATACCATCATATGATACTTGGGTTTGTCATGGGGAGTCCCAAAAGGGATCAAACAATGCTCGAGCAAATAATCGCAGCCAGTCAACTCAAAGGAGCGATGATATGAGAGGAATGATACATGATGCATTTGGAGGTGTTACAAAGTTTATGGATACTGACGTTAGTGAAACAGGTGGCATAGAGCAAAACTCACAAAAGAATACTGCTCATCGATCTGGAAATCAACCTCATCAAGAGGTGGATAAGTTTGAACGACTCATgaaggagaaaaatgaagaacTATATCCTGCAT